Within the Pseudomonas oryzae genome, the region TACGGCGGACATCAGGCGTTCTGCTCCAGCTGGCGGCCGGCGCCGCGCTTCTTCAGGTGAATCAACAACAGGGACACTGCAGCCGGCGTGACCCCAGGGATGCGCGAGGCCTGGCCGAGGGTCTGCGGTCGGGCGGAGGACAGCTTGCCCTGGATTTCCTTGGACAGGCCGCCGATCGCGGCGTAATCGATGTCGTCCGGCAGCACGGTGTTCTCACTCGCGCGCAGGCGCTCGATCTCCTCCTGCTGGCGGTCGATGTAGCCGGCGTACTTGATGCGGATCTCCACCTGCTCGGCGACCTGCGGGTTATCCACAGCCTCGCCGGTGATCTCGGTGAGCGCCGCGTAGTCGATCTCCGGACGCGCCAGCAGGTTGTGCAGGTTGTACTCGTGGGCCAGCGGGGTGCCGAAACGCGCAGCGATCGCCTCGCCCTGGGCGGTGCCCGGACGCACCCAGGTGCTCTTCAGACGCTGCTCCTCGCGCTCGATGCCCTCGCGTTTTTCACAGAACGCCGCCCAGCGACGCTCGTCGACCAGACCCAGTTCGCGGCCCTTCTCGGTCAGGCGCAGGTCGGCGTTGTCCTCGCGCAGGATCAGCCGGTACTCGGCGCGCGAGGTGAACATGCGATACGGCTCCTGGGTGCCGAGGGTGATCAGGTCGTCGACCAGCACGCCGATGTATGCCTCGTCGCGGCGCGGGCACCAGGCCTCGCGGCCCTGCGCGCGCAGCGCGGCGTTGGCGCCGGCGAGCAGGCCCTGCGCGCCGGCTTCCTCGTAGCCGGTGGTGCCGTTGATCTGCCCGGCGAAGAACAGGCCGCCGATCACCTTGGTCTCCAGCGAGTACTTGAGATCGCGCGGATCGAAGAAGTCGTACTCGATGGCGTAGCCCGGGCGCACGATATGCGCGTTCTCCATGCCGCGGATCGAGCGGACGATGGCCAGCTGCACGTCGAACGGCAGCGAGGTGGAGATGCCGTTGGGATAGATCTCGTGGGTCGACAGGCCTTCCGGTTCGAGGAACACCTGATGGCTGTCCTTGTCGGCGAAGCGATGGATCTTGTCCTCGATCGACGGGCAGTAGCGCGGGCCGACGCCCTCGATGATCCCCGAGTACATCGGCGAACGGTCGAGGTTACCGGCGATGATCTCGTGGGTGCGCGCGTTGGTATGGGTGATCCAGCAGCTGACCTGAGGCGGATGCTGCGCACGCGAACCGAGGAACGACATCACCGGAGTAGGCGTGTCGCCCGGCTGTTCGCTCATCACCGAGAAGTCGATGGAACGGCCGTCGAGGCGTGGCGGTGTGCCGGTCTTCAGCCGACCGACGCGCAACGGCAGCTCGCGCAGACGCCGCGCCAGGGCCAGCGCCGGCGGATCGCCGGCCCGACCGCCGGAGTAGTTCTCCAGGCCGATGTGGATAAGTCCGCCGAGGAAGGTGCCGGCGGTCAGCACCACGTTGTCGGCGTGGAATTTCAGGCCCATCTGGGTGACCACGCCGCGCACCTGTTCGCCCTCGACGATCAGGTCGTCGGCGGACTGCTGGAATATCCACAGGTTCGGCTGGTTTTCCAGGATGCGGCGGATCTCCGCCTTGTACAGCGCGCGGTCGGCCTGGGCGCGCGTGGCGCGTACCGCCGGCCCCTTGCGGCTGTTCAGCACGCGGAACTGGATGCCGGCGACATCGGTGGCTTCGGCCATGGCGCCGCCCAGGGCATCGATTTCCTTGACCAGATGGCTCTTGCCGATACCGCCGATGGCCGGGTTGCAGCTCATGTGGCCGAGGGTTTCCACGTTATGCGAGAGCAGCAGGGTCTTCACCCCCATGCGTGCGGCTGCCAGTGCCGCCTCGGTACCGGCATGGCCGCCACCGATGACGATCACATCAAAACGGGAAGGGAAATCCACCACGCACCTCGTGCCTGTTCGGGAAGGGAATTCGGAGAGCCGCGCAGTATAGAGGCTTCTCCGGGGTGAATGAAGCAGTGTGGCCAAAAAATAGCCAACTGGCAGCCGGCTGACCGGTCAACAGAAAAAATAGATAGAACGGATTTTTAAAAAGACTGTTTTAGAGCTTGTTTTAGGTGTGCACAAATTCTGTGGATAAGCCTTCTTAACCCTTAGAGATCAATGATTTATACACTGAATAACCGTGTACACAGGTCCGCCTGAGGTCTCTGGACAACCTTGCAGTAGCTGTGTGTGGACAAGTCGTTTATCCACAGGCGGAGTTATCCCCAGGCGGACGACGGTCTTATCGAAAGAGCTGCGCCGCGGTTATCCACATGGCTCAGCCGCGGCTGGCCGGCTGTGTGGACAAGCGTGGTTGAGGCGCCGCGCAGGCAGGACTGACGGTGCGCACGAGGCGCCCGGGGAGGTGGGGTATGCGAGGGGCAGGGGGAACAGCGACCAGGCGGGCTTGCGCCTGGCCGCCGGAGCTTACTTGCCGATGCAGAAGCTGGAGAAGATCCGCCCGAGCAGGTCGTCGGGGGTGAACGCGCCGGTGATCTCGCCGAGGGCCTGGTGGGCCATGCGCAGGTCCTCGGCGAGCAGTTCGCCGGCACCCAGCACGGTCAGCTGCTGGCGACCGTGGTCGAGGCAGGCGCCGGCCTGGCGCAGGGCGTCGAGGTGGCGGCGCCGTGCGCTGAAGCTGCTCTCGGTGGTCTGCTGGTAGCCCATGCAGGTCTTCAGATGCTCGCGCAGCAGCTCGAGGCCGTCGCCGCAGCGCGCCGACAGACTGAGGGTGACGTGGCCGTCGGCGCAGGTTTCCAGTCCCACCGCCTCGCCGGACAGGTCGGCCTTGTTGCGGATCAGGGTGACCCGTGCCGGATCGGGACGCTGGTCGAGGAATTCCGGCCACAGGGCGAACGGGTCGGCGGCCTCGGGCGCGGTGGCGTCGACCACCAGCAGCACGCGGTCGGCCTCGCCGATGGCCTTGAGCGCGCGCTCGACGCCGATGCGCTCGACCAGGTCGGAGGTCGCGCGCAGGCCGGCGGTGTCGACCACGTGCAGCGGCATGCCGTCGATGTGGATATGTTCGCGCAGCACGTCGCGGGTGGTGCCGGCGATGTCGGTGACGATCGCCGCCTCGCGCCCGGCCAGGGCGTTGAGCAGGCTCGACTTGCCGGCGTTGGGCCGGCCGGCGATCACCACGGTCATGCCGTCGCGCAGCAGGGCGCCCTGCCCCGCTTCGCGCTGCACCGCCAGCAGCTCGGCGCGCACGCCGTCGAGCTGGCCGAGCACGTGGCCGTCGGCAAGGAAGTCGATCTCCTCCTCGGGGAAGTCGATGGCCGCCTCGACGTACATGCGCAGCTCGATCAGCCGGTCGGCCAGACGCTGCACCTTGCGCGAGAACTCGCCCTGCAGCGAGCGCACGGCGTTGCGCGCCGCCTGCTCGCTGCTGGCCTCGATCAGGTCGGCGATCGCCTCGGCCTGGGCGAGGTCGAGCTTGTCGTTGAGGAAGGCGCGCTCGCTGAACTCGCCGGGGCGCGCCAGGCGTGCACCCAGCTCCAGGCAACGGCGCAGCAGCATGTCGAGCACCACCGGGCCGCCGTGGCCCTGCAGTTCGAGGACGTCCTCGCCGGTGAACGAGTTGGGCCCGCGGAAGTACAGCAGCAGGCCCTGGTCGATCACCTCGCCGTCGTCGGCGAAGAACTCGCAGTAGTAGGCGTGGCGCGCTTCCGGCTCGCGGCCGCTGAGGCTGATGGCGATCGGCCGGGCGCGCGGCCCGGAGACGCGGACGATGCCCACGCCGCCCCGGCCCTGGGCGGTGGCGACGGCGGCGATGGTGTCACGGACAGGTTGCATGGCGGCCTCCGGAAGGCGGATAGCAAGACGCCCCACGAGGGGGCGTCTGCGTCTGGAACATCAGGCGGGGCGGGCGCTTCAGGCCTTGTTCATGGCCCCTTCGATCTGCCGGGTAATGTACCACTGCTGGGCGATGGACAGGACGTTGTTGACCACCCAGTACAGCACCAGACCGGCCGGGAACCACAGGAAGAAGAAGGTGAAGATGATCGGCATCAGCTTCATCACGCGGGCCTGCATGGGGTCCGGCGGGGTCGGGTTCAGGCTGGTCTGCACGAACATGCTGACGCCCATGATGATCGGCAGGATGAAGTAGGGATCCTTGATCGACAGGTCGGCGATCCAGCCCAACCACGGTGCCTGGCGCATTTCCACGCTTTCCAGCAGCACCCAGTAGAGGGCGAGGAACACCGGCATCTGCACCAGGATCGGCAGGCAACCGCCCAGCGGGTTGATCTTCTCCTTCTTGTACAGCTCCATCATCGCCTGGGACATCTTCTGGCGATCTTCGCCGAACTGCTCCTTGAGCGCCTGCAGCTTGGGAGCCACCGCACGCATGCGCGCCATGGACTTGTAGCTGGCCGCCGACAGCGGGAAGAACGCGAGCTTGATCACCACGGTGAGGGCGATGATCGACCAGCCCCAGTTGCCGAGCAGGCTGTGGATAAGTTGCAGCAGCCAGAAG harbors:
- the mnmG gene encoding tRNA uridine-5-carboxymethylaminomethyl(34) synthesis enzyme MnmG, producing MDFPSRFDVIVIGGGHAGTEAALAAARMGVKTLLLSHNVETLGHMSCNPAIGGIGKSHLVKEIDALGGAMAEATDVAGIQFRVLNSRKGPAVRATRAQADRALYKAEIRRILENQPNLWIFQQSADDLIVEGEQVRGVVTQMGLKFHADNVVLTAGTFLGGLIHIGLENYSGGRAGDPPALALARRLRELPLRVGRLKTGTPPRLDGRSIDFSVMSEQPGDTPTPVMSFLGSRAQHPPQVSCWITHTNARTHEIIAGNLDRSPMYSGIIEGVGPRYCPSIEDKIHRFADKDSHQVFLEPEGLSTHEIYPNGISTSLPFDVQLAIVRSIRGMENAHIVRPGYAIEYDFFDPRDLKYSLETKVIGGLFFAGQINGTTGYEEAGAQGLLAGANAALRAQGREAWCPRRDEAYIGVLVDDLITLGTQEPYRMFTSRAEYRLILREDNADLRLTEKGRELGLVDERRWAAFCEKREGIEREEQRLKSTWVRPGTAQGEAIAARFGTPLAHEYNLHNLLARPEIDYAALTEITGEAVDNPQVAEQVEIRIKYAGYIDRQQEEIERLRASENTVLPDDIDYAAIGGLSKEIQGKLSSARPQTLGQASRIPGVTPAAVSLLLIHLKKRGAGRQLEQNA
- the mnmE gene encoding tRNA uridine-5-carboxymethylaminomethyl(34) synthesis GTPase MnmE yields the protein MQPVRDTIAAVATAQGRGGVGIVRVSGPRARPIAISLSGREPEARHAYYCEFFADDGEVIDQGLLLYFRGPNSFTGEDVLELQGHGGPVVLDMLLRRCLELGARLARPGEFSERAFLNDKLDLAQAEAIADLIEASSEQAARNAVRSLQGEFSRKVQRLADRLIELRMYVEAAIDFPEEEIDFLADGHVLGQLDGVRAELLAVQREAGQGALLRDGMTVVIAGRPNAGKSSLLNALAGREAAIVTDIAGTTRDVLREHIHIDGMPLHVVDTAGLRATSDLVERIGVERALKAIGEADRVLLVVDATAPEAADPFALWPEFLDQRPDPARVTLIRNKADLSGEAVGLETCADGHVTLSLSARCGDGLELLREHLKTCMGYQQTTESSFSARRRHLDALRQAGACLDHGRQQLTVLGAGELLAEDLRMAHQALGEITGAFTPDDLLGRIFSSFCIGK